One Periophthalmus magnuspinnatus isolate fPerMag1 chromosome 4, fPerMag1.2.pri, whole genome shotgun sequence genomic window, ACCTTAAGTATAACCTATGCTATGACAGGAATGTGTGGAATTTTAATTAGATCCAGGATATTTTTAACCAATCCCCTAAACCGCTCATCAAACTAAAgggacattttattattgttcattttaACAATCTGAAAACATGCAATCGGCCAACACCATGAGCCCTATATTGTGCTGGCTTTACTAGACTGACATAAAATAATACAGGACAAAAATATATACGAGAAGTCTACatgattgacttaaaaatatGGCAGATTTCTGATTAATTATGTTTAAGTGTGCAGCTAGGCCAGATCCCTAACATAGCAGTACCTATGCCTATTCCTAGGCATTAGATCCAGGGTAAACAAAGGATGTATGCACAAACTATCCACTGACCCAGTAAAGATACATGCCATTAGAATAACACATGGCTGCAGGGCTTCCTTTGGAGTTACTTGTATATACTTACTGAAACATGCAATGTACAAGAGACAGGACAGTAATAATGTAGTACCAGTGCTGCTGACCAAGTAAACCAGCATCTAACTTTTGACACacattcaaaattattattagtgttGCTACAGTTATTTAAaggtttttcttttcattatttGGCCATTCTTGGTAAATAAAGCTTGAGCAAAAATTGTGCATATTTGGGCAGGTAGACACATTGCCAAATCCTCCAACTATCACgggtgtaaataataataataataataataataataataataataataataatacattttatttgttaaatcaTATATTTGATCCAAGCATGGTAGCATGAAGACATCCTCTAAGTGCTgttatcatttttattacatttctaGATGACAAATTACAGGTCTTTCTTGCATCTTTATCTATCAAGTCCAAATAACTCATCATATTATCAATGGTTTCATTAAGTTGGCTGCCCAAAAGATCACAAATCACAAATTCAGACTACACCGATCCAGTCATGCCATTCCTACAGGCTTCAAGTTGTCAGATAACTCTACATTTACAAAAATCAGGCTTAACTTCAGCATTTCTGCAGTCCTTTGTGCCAGATTTAGTGGACTAAAATAAGCAAACATCAAAACTGAACCTGCACAAAATATGTTCATACACAGGAGAAAACTATAAGCCAGGAAAAAACAATAGCACTAATAAAGGAGTAAACCTAGGCTAAACCATATTGAAGGATCAAACAGGATCAGCACAAAGATGATACAATAATTTTCGGTCTAACCAGGTACTATACTAActataaaacaccaaaacatgTGTACATGCCAATGTAGTGGGTGTGATTTCATAACGTGCACCATAGTCAGTGTGGCGGCGGCTAATTCTCAGGCATGTCAAGTTAGCTTGGCCAATATGTTAAGCATAAACCATGACCAATTTGACTTATATGACTGACGCACAAACGGGTTGAGCAACTCCAAAATATTAACGTATATCTGACCCACAAAGCACAAAAGGTCAACAAGACAAGGTGGtagaatacaaaaaatacaaaaaagctattatttattgattttaagtgactcaaaaaaaactaaacaagagGTAAGGTTCAAGACTAATACATGGTGTTTAGCTTTAGttactcattttaaaataagcatTCACATCCCAAAAAACAATTTCAAGAATCCATTTTTAATTACTAAGACATgaatttatgtaaaattgaaggcattttattcaaaaataacaaaaagaacgTGACCCCTGTCCTTGATACTACATGTGAAACataattttgttaatattttcaATTGAATACTACATTTCTTGAAAAACTGTTGAGAAGTTACATATGACATTTTGAAGAATTATCAACTCTCCATTCGATGCATGTGGTCCACCTTGTTTGATGAGATAGCAAACATTAACAGTACTGAGAGTCAATGGCCAACCATGGCACAGTACTGTTCCTTGCAATGAAATCTTACTATTTCAAAAATTAGCAGAGCCAGAGTTTAAGCCATTTGTTCCTTGTAACCCACGACAAGAGCGTATTGTCAACAACTGCATCACCCGAAACTGTGTAGCAAGTCCCATTACAAATTTCACCCTTCTCTGAGTTGGACTTTGAACCCGATGGGTCAACGCACACAAATTACGGTTGAGAATCAAAAAGGTAAACCGCTCCTGACAAACAGAGGCTGGTGATTTACCCATGTCAGATTAACAAGCAGCAAGGTCCTTAGCAAATGATTACACAGGCCACAGAGACGTGAGGTGACAGCGTGGTTTTAGTGCTGATTGTAATAGGAATGACCTACATTAAGAGGTCGGACACTTAAACAAGGTCAATGAGGGTATCCAATAGAAAATGTCTAAAATTATACATTCAGAATTAACTACAGCTAAGAGGACAGAGTTGGATAAGCACACAGTGATTAGCAACAAAAGTTATTAAAAGTTACATTAGGATTTGGGTAGGCAAATTTTTCAACCAAGACCAATAACTAAATATTAAAGTTATTTGATTTTTCCTTTTTCCAAATTATAATTAGTGCAATTACATGTAATTTGTTTTGGACCACAGACAGGTATCCATCTCATTATTCCACAGCCGGAGGAAATAAAGGCCCCAAGgtgaaacaaaattaaattatgcCAAATGACTAGTCTACGTGGGGACATATTAAACATTGCTAGGTAATGTTTGAGCATTCGCACCTTGTAAAAGAAATCGGTCTGCAAATGCAATGACGCatgcatttacaaaacaaattgtACATGTTTACTGATCTGATCACTGAGAAATACATATACTCAGCTACTTTCACTTGTGCCCAATCCGTGTTTGAGCAGTTAAAGCTCTTACCTTGGTTATGATCAGAGGTTCTCTGTGCTCCAGTCCTCCTCTTAGTGTAAATCCCCACGGCGCTCCTCCAGTTAGGAAAGCCTCCACAAGCCTGCAGCCTTCTCCATCTCTGCCTCGCAGTTCTACATCCTCTGACCTGTGCATCACATGCCACACTGTCTCTGCCTCACCGAAATGTCCTTCACTTCTGTATCCCGCAGCATCCATGGCACTGCAGAAGTATACAGTACAGATTATTTACTTTAAGAGTTGAATTTTGTTTTACATACTACTTAGTTCAAACAAAGACAATAGAATGACGTCTTCTAAACTGTCACATTTTCCTAACGCATACTGCAAGACAAAGATATTCAGTATTAAGATAGATGAAATGCTATATAAAGTTAGTATCCTCAACTGCCCTTTTTACAGCCTAGTGCCCTCTTATAAATTGGGTTAACTTTGACACTTTTACAATAGACTATATACAAATGTCAACTGCATTACATAACCAAGAAGAACAATAGTGACACTAGTAATAACAACTAAAATAGGAAAACATAACCTACTTAATTTGAAAAGATtcaacagtttgtgtttttttgttttttttttttgccaagatAATGTTATCAAGTGAGCATGAGATTTGGTTATCACAAGTTTTGACAAGGACAGTATTCTGAATAATGATCGACTCggacattttgaaaacatcatGATATAAactggttttagtttagtttagaaaCGTGATGCTTTTGTCTGATGTTTACAGAGAGAATAACACACCCAGATACCGCATGAACTTCAACAGCTCAAACACCTGTTGTTATAGTATGGAGAAGGTGATTTAAACTTTTCGTGATCTAGTCTTTGACAGAAGTAGTTGGGGCGAACTGTCTGTGTGAACAATAGAAACCATCTTCCCGTGGATCAAGCCTTCAAAGTGAGCTGAGTCAGGCAGGGCTGTATTAATGTAGCTTATCCCGCTGTCCCTAAACAAACGCGCACTTTATAATGAGTTTGGACGCCCTTCTGACACATCTGAAACTGGCCAgaaatcaatttaaaaaaaaactttaaagtgAACTTAGAGGGGATCTTACCTGGGAaatgaactgaagaagaaacCGGCGAACACGATCCTTTCATCGGACTGGCACGCAGCTATCTTCCTCCCAGGTTTAGGTTACGCACTCCTCATCTTTTTTAACCGATTCAGCTGTCAAAGAAACAAACGTTTAAAAGTTCCCAACTTCTGTGACAGTCTTTGTACAGCCGCTACTCCTGAATCCCACAAATAATATGATCCCCACAGTTCAACTGATAAATGCCTTATGATTCAACCCGACAACGACACACCACAACCCTCAGGAGAGTTTAAATTGGCTAAGCTAACCTAGCTCCATTCTTGGACAACAGGGATCAGTCCATTTACAAACAGCGCAAGTGTGCCATCTGCTGTTAGCTTCAAACTAAAGTTACATGAGTGCCTACATGTGTCTGCGTTTCATCTCTTGAAGTATATATTAAATGAATACATGGAGGTGAACTTTCCCCTTTATTTAAACTTTCTACACTGCGTtaaattcaattaaatactATAGTTACAACTTTTTGTGCGGCTAGTTGGCTAAAAGCTAAAGCCAAGCGCATTCTTCACCATGACAACCACCGAATGTACGGAAAATCAAAAGGTCCAAAGTTTATTCTTTTGCGGAAGTAGGAAAACGTCACCAGTATTTAGTTATTGTAGCTAACCGTTCTGTAAAAAGTTATTTGGCTGTAACCTGTTGAGCATGTTTAATAAACTGGAAAGTTGGCTTGGTATACAAGACCAAAATGTACAAGACAGTCAAGAAAGAGAGACTTCTAATGATGATAATGGCGACAAAACTGAGGTAAACAACCCATCAGACAATCAACAGACTAGTGGTGATCAAGTCCAACTTTTACCAGAGGCCAAAAGTTTTAGCGGTGAGtaatttattaataatgtactttaaataactttaaaatgtacacatgtTAAGGGTAATCTGCATGGCTTTTCTGCAGGTTACATTTATAATTTTGCCAGCAGTGCCTCCAAGAAATTATCAAAGTCTGTTGTTGGAACTGTACAAAATTTGAAGAAAAGCGTGGAGGATGGAAACATGAACAGATTTTTTGATAAAGTAGGTTATTTGtcctgttttggttttttttgtttgtttttttttatccatgaCGTAATGTCtctaacaaaaacataatattttcatTCAGACAATATTAGGTGACTTTCAGAAAGAACAAGAAAAGTTTGTACAGGAGAAAAGAGCCAAGCAGTGCAGTAAGTACAACTATTTTCCCCTGATACCTTAgagtctttttttaaaaacaattttcaTTGTTTTAGCTGCTGCTGTCCCTCCCTGGGTTGGGTATAACGATGAGGACAGTGTACAGCAACAAattttgtctctctctatcgTAAGTTTTTGTAGATAATATTTCTTCATGAAttgtatatctgtgtaataatgttataatttattttttgttgacagGACCAGAGGAATTTTCTGAGAGACCCTCCTGCCGGGGTAAACTTTAATTTTGACTTTGAACAAGTGTAtcctgttgccatggtgatgctaGAGGAGGATGAGCTGCTCAGGAAAATGCGATTTCATCTCGTCCCCAAACAGTAAGcacagtgttttgtttattcttcttcttgtgACTATTATAGATTCTGTCCAAACTACTGTTGCTTTGAAATGCAAAATTCTAAATgctatgaaagaaaaaaaaaaaaaaaaaaaaaaaaaaaaaaaatatatatatatatatatatatatatatatatatatatatatataaatggatatgaTACAGCAGCAGTATATGGAGCAAAttctctttaaaatgtttaagtatttgatttttgacagATGCTGTTTGAGTGTCATTTGTTTTGCTTATCATTTGCTCTTTGGTTCTAATTATTAATCAAATTCTGTGAACATA contains:
- the LOC117369733 gene encoding synapse-associated protein 1-like; translation: MFNKLESWLGIQDQNVQDSQERETSNDDNGDKTEVNNPSDNQQTSGDQVQLLPEAKSFSGYIYNFASSASKKLSKSVVGTVQNLKKSVEDGNMNRFFDKTILGDFQKEQEKFVQEKRAKQCTAAVPPWVGYNDEDSVQQQILSLSIDQRNFLRDPPAGVNFNFDFEQVYPVAMVMLEEDELLRKMRFHLVPKQLKEDVFWRNYFYRVSLIKQSAQLTALATQHAPERQEIGRDTSVNEQDKDAAQRKPLSTAFPAADTAEENIFANSPVPEFVSDAFPSCNLNEDLRKEMQRLVLAESPDWERELQEELQDLDVLAENQDDRWDQEIEMMLKEDS